From one Deltaproteobacteria bacterium genomic stretch:
- a CDS encoding CoA transferase — translation MGGRVMSEKYLLEGIRVVELATFVFAPAAGTILGDFGAEVVHIEHPQIGDAYRYLPQLKPLPECDENYCWILTSRGKKSIALDVRRPEGRAVAMDLVRGADVFITNLHPSVLAKLGMRYEDVAPANPRLIYAHATGYGDAGEEVEKPGYDATAWWARSGLMDSVRPGGGDFGFATAGMGDNPSAAALFGAIALALFDRERTGRGRRVRTSLIANGAWSNSLLIQAALCGGKTYQVPPRSQSLNALVNSYVCADDRGLYLAMVQEAVEWSRLTDAIGRPDLRSDPRFAELAPRRANAPALVEILDPIFAAHPLSHWRAELDRHGVTFGIIARIDDLPDDPQMIANGVFRPVVGPGVRPGLRTVDSPIHLDGAPKRPATRAPEIGEHGRELLTRLGYSRERIDALVRDGVLREPTAS, via the coding sequence ATGGGAGGACGAGTCATGAGCGAGAAATACCTGCTCGAAGGCATCCGCGTCGTGGAGCTCGCGACGTTCGTGTTCGCGCCCGCGGCCGGCACGATCCTGGGCGACTTCGGCGCCGAGGTCGTGCACATCGAGCACCCGCAGATCGGCGACGCGTACCGCTACCTGCCGCAGCTGAAGCCGCTGCCAGAGTGCGACGAGAACTACTGCTGGATCCTGACCTCGCGCGGCAAGAAGTCGATCGCGCTCGACGTGCGGCGCCCCGAGGGCCGCGCGGTCGCGATGGACCTGGTGCGCGGCGCGGACGTGTTCATCACCAACCTGCACCCGTCGGTGCTGGCCAAGCTCGGCATGCGCTACGAGGACGTCGCGCCCGCGAACCCGCGCCTGATCTACGCGCACGCGACCGGCTACGGCGACGCGGGCGAAGAGGTCGAGAAGCCCGGCTACGACGCGACCGCCTGGTGGGCGCGCTCGGGCCTGATGGACTCCGTGCGCCCGGGCGGCGGCGACTTCGGCTTCGCGACCGCGGGAATGGGCGACAACCCCAGCGCCGCGGCGCTCTTCGGCGCGATCGCCCTCGCGCTCTTCGACCGCGAGCGCACCGGCCGCGGCCGCCGCGTGCGCACGTCGCTGATCGCAAACGGCGCATGGTCGAACTCACTCCTCATCCAAGCCGCGCTCTGCGGCGGCAAGACCTACCAGGTGCCGCCGCGCTCGCAGTCACTGAACGCCCTGGTCAACAGCTACGTCTGCGCCGACGACCGCGGCCTGTATCTGGCCATGGTGCAAGAAGCCGTCGAGTGGTCGCGCTTAACCGACGCGATCGGCCGGCCCGACCTGCGCAGCGACCCGCGCTTCGCCGAGCTCGCCCCGCGCCGCGCGAACGCCCCCGCCCTGGTCGAAATCCTCGACCCGATCTTCGCCGCGCACCCCCTCTCGCACTGGCGCGCCGAGCTCGACCGCCACGGCGTCACGTTCGGCATCATCGCCCGAATCGACGACCTGCCCGACGACCCGCAGATGATCGCAAACGGCGTCTTCCGCCCCGTCGTCGGCCCGGGAGTCCGCCCCGGCCTGCGCACCGTCGACAGCCCCATCCACCTCGACGGCGCCCCCAAACGCCCCGCCACCCGCGCCCCCGAAATCGGCGAGCACGGGCGAGAGCTGCTCACGCGGCTCGGATATTCGCGCGAGCGGATCGACGCGCTGGTGCGCGACGGGGTGCTGCGGGAGCCAACCGCGAGCTAG
- a CDS encoding alpha/beta hydrolase has protein sequence MTPEFLGPTSRYFWSHRLRLHYVDWGNESAPPLLLVHGGRDHCRNWDWVAERLRRDWHVLAPDLRGHGDSAWVTGANYGMIDYVYDLAQLVHQKKLAPITIVSHSLGGSISLSYTGIYPESVAKLVAIEGLGPPPAMIAARAKLHVHRRMTEWIDQMRALSGRSPRKYASIEEAFTRMQSENPKLSPEQARHLTVHGVNQNEDGSYSWKFDNYVRAFSPYSFNADEARELWGRITCPTLLIRGTESWASDPVKDGRASHFRNAKVVNVEKAGHWVHHDQLEKFLEVLGEFLAA, from the coding sequence ATGACACCAGAGTTCCTCGGACCGACCTCGCGCTATTTCTGGTCGCACCGGCTGCGGCTGCACTACGTGGACTGGGGCAACGAGAGCGCTCCGCCGCTGCTGCTCGTGCACGGCGGCCGCGACCACTGCCGCAACTGGGACTGGGTGGCCGAGCGGCTGCGCCGCGACTGGCACGTGCTCGCGCCGGATCTTCGGGGTCACGGCGATTCGGCCTGGGTCACCGGCGCGAACTACGGAATGATCGACTACGTCTACGACCTGGCGCAGCTCGTGCACCAGAAGAAGCTCGCGCCGATCACGATCGTCTCGCACTCGCTCGGCGGCTCGATCAGCCTGTCCTACACAGGAATCTACCCCGAGAGCGTGGCGAAGCTGGTGGCGATCGAGGGCCTGGGCCCGCCGCCGGCGATGATCGCCGCGCGCGCGAAGCTGCACGTCCACCGGCGCATGACGGAGTGGATCGACCAGATGCGCGCGCTCTCCGGCCGCTCGCCGCGCAAGTACGCGTCGATCGAAGAGGCGTTCACGCGCATGCAGTCCGAAAACCCCAAGCTCTCGCCCGAGCAGGCGCGGCACCTGACGGTGCACGGCGTGAACCAGAACGAGGACGGCAGCTACAGCTGGAAGTTCGACAACTACGTGCGCGCGTTCTCGCCCTACTCGTTCAACGCCGACGAGGCGCGCGAGCTCTGGGGCCGGATCACCTGTCCGACGCTGCTGATCCGCGGAACGGAGAGCTGGGCGAGCGACCCGGTGAAGGACGGCCGCGCCAGTCACTTCCGCAACGCCAAGGTGGTGAACGTCGAGAAGGCGGGTCACTGGGTGCACCACGATCAGCTCGAGAAGTTCCTCGAGGTGCTCGGGGAGTTCCTCGCGGCATGA
- a CDS encoding CoA transferase, with amino-acid sequence MSDAAAALRQLWSLAGGDPDALSRMSLAGGDPVLPSSFRIATAAQASIAAAGLAAAELWRLRTGRAQAVTVDARAAAIEFRSERYLRVEGRAPAALWDPIAGLYRTRDGGTVRLHTNFAHHRARVIALLGCADDREAVQQALSSWDAEKFESEASAAGCVVAMLREHETWSRHPQARALEALPVFTIERIGDAAPRALGAGERPLSGLRVLDLTRVIAGPVCGRTLAAHGADVLRIASPALPSIEWLVIDSGRGKRSAFVDLETADGRASLSRLLERADVFAQGYRPGAIARHGFSPEDAARIRPGIVYVSLSAYGHVGPWSEKRGFDSLVQTATGFNCDEGRAAGIDGPKELPAQALDHASGQLMAFGALMARLRQAREGGSWHVRVSLAQTGGWIRSLGRVDGGLGARDLALEDVADRIDESDAAFGRLRAVRHAAELSETPPRYARPAAKLGTHEPIWEDES; translated from the coding sequence ATGAGCGACGCCGCCGCGGCGCTGCGGCAGCTCTGGTCGCTCGCGGGCGGCGATCCGGACGCGCTTTCGCGGATGAGCCTGGCCGGCGGCGACCCGGTGCTGCCGTCGTCGTTCCGGATCGCGACCGCGGCGCAGGCTTCGATCGCCGCCGCGGGGCTCGCGGCGGCGGAGCTGTGGCGGCTGCGGACCGGGCGCGCGCAAGCCGTGACTGTCGACGCGCGCGCGGCCGCGATCGAGTTCCGCAGCGAGCGCTACCTGCGCGTCGAGGGTCGCGCGCCCGCCGCGCTCTGGGATCCGATCGCCGGGCTGTACCGGACGCGCGACGGCGGCACGGTGCGCCTGCACACGAACTTCGCGCACCACCGCGCGCGCGTGATCGCGCTGCTCGGCTGCGCGGACGACCGCGAGGCCGTGCAGCAGGCGCTCTCCAGCTGGGACGCGGAGAAGTTCGAGAGCGAGGCGAGCGCCGCGGGCTGCGTCGTCGCGATGCTGCGAGAGCACGAGACGTGGTCGCGGCACCCGCAGGCGCGCGCGCTCGAGGCCCTGCCCGTCTTCACGATCGAGCGGATTGGCGACGCGGCGCCGCGGGCGCTCGGCGCGGGCGAGCGGCCGCTCTCGGGACTGCGCGTGCTCGACCTGACGCGGGTGATCGCCGGGCCGGTCTGCGGCCGCACGCTCGCCGCGCACGGCGCGGACGTGCTGCGCATCGCGTCGCCAGCGCTCCCGTCGATCGAGTGGCTGGTGATCGACTCCGGGCGCGGCAAGCGCTCCGCGTTCGTCGATCTCGAGACCGCCGACGGACGTGCGTCGCTCTCGCGCCTGCTCGAGCGCGCGGACGTCTTCGCGCAGGGCTACCGGCCGGGCGCGATCGCGCGGCACGGCTTCTCGCCCGAGGACGCGGCGCGGATCCGACCCGGAATCGTGTACGTCTCGCTCTCGGCCTACGGCCACGTCGGGCCGTGGTCGGAAAAGCGCGGCTTCGACTCGCTGGTGCAGACCGCCACCGGCTTCAATTGCGACGAGGGCCGCGCCGCGGGAATCGACGGGCCGAAGGAGCTTCCCGCGCAGGCGCTCGACCACGCCTCCGGGCAGCTCATGGCGTTCGGCGCGCTGATGGCGCGGCTGCGCCAGGCACGCGAGGGCGGGAGCTGGCACGTGCGCGTGTCGCTGGCGCAGACGGGCGGCTGGATCCGCAGCCTGGGCCGCGTCGACGGCGGGCTCGGCGCGCGCGACCTGGCGCTCGAAGACGTCGCCGATCGCATCGACGAGAGCGACGCCGCGTTCGGCCGGCTTCGCGCCGTGCGCCACGCAGCCGAGCTCTCGGAGACCCCGCCGCGCTACGCGCGTCCGGCCGCGAAGCTCGGCACGCACGAACCGATATGGGAGGACGAGTCATGA